A genomic stretch from Neodiprion fabricii isolate iyNeoFabr1 chromosome 3, iyNeoFabr1.1, whole genome shotgun sequence includes:
- the LOC124177875 gene encoding putative uncharacterized protein DDB_G0272516 → MAPTIKRTPVKTRSRITNKPRRSEPDISKAGNSQIRNNTGEMEGELERLKEEMASFAGLRNTIEQLQAQQATNAQLANEVALLKLQNEQQRQALQQIQNPVQQPVTNNDQISVSELIVSLQRSHIDAKAPEFTDEEVINPIEYLENLENYFRLKCVKEECKLSIVESKLSGRAKIWWEASKETINTYNDFKEAFKNKFYSIPIQVKVKTKWSSRRYNQQDGSLQTYFFKQLKEAKYLLPKLDQFEINYTIIQQLPYKIRDTLATVNMADTKIIEQALSQLDVNYEERNNNKHKYQNQSNNNQVNNVNNMQIQHKQQQQINNTSRQQNYPNAANNFYQNPQFGTNLSPWQYQPQVQASTSNQMNLPNVNYPPPYFSGTNNQIQSLQTQMQTNTNNLQTSPNRNLN, encoded by the coding sequence ATGGCACCAACGATTAAAAGAACACCTGTTAAAACTAGGTCAAGGATCACAAATAAACCAAGGAGGTCAGAACCTGACATATCAAAAGCAGGCAATAGTcaaatacgaaataatacaGGCGAGATGGAGGGAGAACTGGAGCGTTTGAAGGAGGAAATGGCGAGTTTCGCGGGTTTACGAAATACGATTGAACAGCTACAGGCACAACAAGCAACTAACGCACAGCTGGCAAACGAAGTCGCATTGTTGAAGCTCCAGAACGAACAACAAAGACAGGCTCTTCAACAGATACAGAATCCAGTTCAACAACCAGTTACCAATAACGATCAAATATCGGTGAGTGAGTTAATAGTAAGTTTGCAACGAAGTCACATTGATGCCAAAGCTCCCGAGTTTACAGATGAAGAAGTTATAAATCCTattgaatatttggaaaatttggaaaattatttcaggttAAAATGTGTGAAGGAAGAGTGTAAATTGTCGATAGTCGAAAGTAAATTATCAGGTAGAGCAAAAATATGGTGGGAAGCGAGTAAAGAAACTATCAACacgtataatgattttaaagaagcctttaaaaataaattttattccattccaATCCAAGTTAAAGTCAAAACAAAGTGGAGTTCAAGAAGGTATAATCAACAGGATGGTTCActtcaaacatatttttttaaacagcttAAGGAAGCAAAATACCTATTACCGAAACTAGACCAGTTCGAAATAAACTATACCATTATCCAACAATTACCATATAAAATTCGTGATACTCTAGCAACTGTGAATATGGCGGatacaaaaataatagaaCAAGCTTTATCGCAATTAGATGTAAATtatgaagaaagaaacaataataaacacaaatatcaaaatcaaagtAACAACAATCAAGTGAATAATGTAAACAACATGCAAATTCAACATAAACAACAGCAACAGATAAATAATACAAGTAGGCAACAAAATTATCCAAATGCTGCAAACAACTTTTATCAAAATCCTCAATTTGGTACAAACTTATCACCATGGCAATATCAACCGCAAGTTCAAGCATCAACAAGCAACCAAATGAATTTACCAAACGTCAATTATCCACCACCTTATTTCTCAGGAACCAATAATCAGATACAGTCATTACAAACTCAAATGCAAACTAACACCAATAATTTACAAACCAGTCCAAATAGAAATTTAAACTAA